A single Pantoea rwandensis DNA region contains:
- the leuA gene encoding 2-isopropylmalate synthase — protein sequence MLNHPAEKYRPFPVIDLPDRQWPSRQLTQAPRWLSTDLRDGNQALATPMDSARKLEFWQLLLRCGFKEIEVAFPAASQTDFDFVRLLIEQHHIPQGVAIQVLTQARSDLIDRTFEALRGAPQAIIHLYNATAPLFRERVFRQSKAEIIELACAGARQIRAQCEVQSDTAWTFQYSPETFCFTEPEFALEICEAVSAIWQPGPDRPMIINLPATVEVNTPNVYADQIEYFCRHFSQRSQVAICVHPHNDRGTGVACAELAMLAGADRVEGCLFGNGERTGNVDIVTLALNLYTQGVAPELDFSDIQQVLEVVTRCNQLPVHPRHPYAGELVFTAFSGSHQDAIRKGFAERNARQEAIWQMPYLPLDPVDIGCSYEAVIRVNSQSGKGGAAWLLEQNHGLQLPRGLQQDFSRIVQQQTDDHGQEMTHHALWQLFCQHYGLTQPSRRLLDAESHSDEKGETRFKARLQDGGQTLTLEGKGNGLLSAAVAALRQRYDLAISIEDYHEHTLGKRSDSRSVTYISCTNARGERAWGVGIDNDVTRASLQALLNAAHAFLPQESSSPA from the coding sequence ATGCTCAACCACCCTGCAGAAAAATACCGCCCCTTCCCGGTGATCGATTTGCCCGACCGCCAGTGGCCATCGCGCCAGCTCACCCAGGCACCGCGCTGGCTTTCCACCGATCTGCGCGACGGTAACCAGGCGCTGGCGACGCCAATGGATAGCGCACGCAAGCTGGAATTCTGGCAGCTGCTACTGCGTTGCGGCTTCAAAGAGATTGAGGTGGCGTTTCCTGCTGCCTCGCAAACCGATTTCGACTTTGTACGGCTGCTGATTGAACAGCATCATATTCCGCAAGGCGTGGCGATTCAGGTGCTGACACAAGCACGCAGCGATTTAATCGATCGTACCTTTGAAGCGCTGCGCGGTGCGCCGCAGGCGATTATTCACCTGTACAACGCCACTGCGCCGTTGTTCCGCGAGCGCGTATTCCGCCAGAGCAAGGCGGAGATCATTGAGCTGGCCTGCGCCGGTGCCCGGCAAATCCGCGCCCAATGTGAAGTACAAAGTGATACGGCCTGGACCTTCCAGTATTCACCAGAAACGTTCTGCTTTACTGAACCGGAATTTGCACTGGAGATCTGTGAAGCGGTATCGGCGATCTGGCAACCGGGTCCGGACCGCCCGATGATTATCAACCTGCCCGCTACGGTGGAAGTGAATACCCCGAACGTCTATGCGGATCAGATCGAGTATTTCTGCCGTCACTTTAGCCAGCGTTCACAGGTAGCGATTTGCGTGCATCCGCATAACGATCGCGGCACGGGCGTGGCCTGTGCCGAGCTGGCGATGCTGGCCGGCGCCGATCGCGTAGAAGGTTGCTTGTTTGGTAATGGTGAGCGTACCGGCAATGTCGATATTGTGACGCTGGCGCTGAATTTATATACCCAGGGCGTGGCCCCGGAACTCGATTTCAGCGATATCCAGCAGGTGCTGGAAGTGGTGACCCGTTGTAACCAATTGCCGGTTCATCCACGCCATCCGTATGCCGGTGAGTTGGTGTTTACCGCATTTTCGGGTTCGCATCAGGACGCGATTCGTAAAGGCTTTGCCGAGCGTAATGCGCGTCAGGAAGCCATCTGGCAAATGCCGTATTTGCCGCTCGATCCGGTCGATATCGGTTGCAGTTATGAAGCGGTGATTCGCGTCAACAGTCAGTCGGGTAAAGGCGGAGCTGCCTGGCTGCTGGAGCAAAACCATGGGCTGCAGTTACCGCGTGGGCTGCAGCAAGACTTCAGCCGTATTGTGCAGCAGCAGACGGATGATCACGGCCAGGAAATGACGCATCACGCACTGTGGCAACTGTTCTGCCAGCATTACGGCTTAACGCAGCCTTCGCGTCGGTTACTGGACGCGGAAAGCCACAGCGATGAGAAAGGTGAAACGCGATTTAAAGCGCGGCTGCAGGATGGCGGACAAACGCTGACGCTGGAAGGCAAAGGCAACGGGCTGCTGTCGGCAGCGGTAGCGGCACTGCGTCAGCGCTATGATCTGGCCATCAGCATTGAGGATTACCACGAGCATACGCTGGGTAAACGCAGTGACAGCCGCTCTGTCACCTACATTAGCTGTACCAATGCACGCGGCGAACGTGCCTGGGGTGTGGGCATCGATAATGATGTGACACGCGCCTCATTGCAGGCGTTACTCAACGCAGCCCACGCTTTTCTGCCGCAGGAAAGTAGTTCGCCGGCGTAA
- a CDS encoding AraC family transcriptional regulator, producing MSQRLNFDFSQRPLVPYAHDYAHGDAESWHHHDCAQLIHTLSGVVKVETRQGSWIVPPSRGVWLPAGTGHALHIVGAVAARTLFVDPLARADLPASCQVVQISPLLRELIVSALALPDAYASGSRAERIYELILDEIRVMDVLPFGLPWPESERLRALCQQIHQRPGESWTLARAASELCVAERTLARHFNRETGLQFSDWVRRARLSVALARLAQGETVLTVALELGYDSPSAFSAMFRRVLGVTPANYFPAAEKRGLR from the coding sequence ATGAGCCAGCGCCTCAACTTCGATTTTAGCCAGCGTCCGCTGGTGCCTTATGCGCACGATTATGCGCACGGTGATGCTGAGTCGTGGCATCACCACGATTGTGCACAGTTAATCCATACCTTAAGCGGCGTAGTGAAAGTCGAAACCCGGCAGGGCAGCTGGATTGTGCCGCCGAGTCGTGGCGTGTGGTTACCGGCGGGCACCGGGCATGCACTGCACATAGTCGGAGCAGTGGCGGCACGCACGCTGTTTGTCGATCCGCTCGCACGAGCGGATCTGCCTGCCAGCTGTCAGGTGGTGCAGATTTCCCCACTGCTACGTGAGCTGATCGTCAGTGCACTGGCATTGCCGGACGCTTACGCCTCTGGCAGCCGTGCTGAACGCATTTATGAATTGATCCTCGATGAAATTCGCGTAATGGATGTGCTGCCGTTTGGCCTGCCGTGGCCGGAGAGTGAAAGGCTGCGCGCACTGTGCCAGCAAATTCACCAGCGCCCGGGCGAAAGCTGGACACTTGCGAGAGCAGCCAGCGAACTCTGTGTCGCTGAACGCACGCTGGCGCGCCATTTCAACCGCGAAACCGGCTTGCAGTTCAGCGACTGGGTGCGTCGCGCACGCCTCAGCGTGGCGTTGGCGCGGCTGGCGCAGGGTGAAACGGTGTTAACGGTGGCGCTCGAACTGGGCTATGACAGCCCGAGTGCCTTCAGTGCGATGTTCCGACGCGTGCTTGGCGTTACGCCGGCGAACTACTTTCCTGCGGCAGAAAAGCGTGGGCTGCGTTGA
- a CDS encoding NAD(P)-dependent oxidoreductase, producing MSQQPVVAVLGLGAMGHAFAANLLKKDFVVRGWNRTRAKGEDLLDAGLQLSDSAAQAVEGADVVIAMLSDGDTTRQTLTEASSALKQGATVCQMGTIGVEATDALIADLQHARPDVLFIDAPVSGTKAPAENAQILVMASGDQSKAQAAEQVFAAIGKGTQWLGEAGASSRMKLVVNSWLIGLMQSLAESTRLAEQFGFSTDDLWKVLDGGPLAAPYAKMKLGMIASGDFTPQMHLVWALKDAKLALDAAGESKLPALENIVDVWQQAVDAGYGEQDLAAVYQYLKR from the coding sequence ATGAGTCAGCAACCCGTCGTGGCGGTATTAGGTTTGGGTGCAATGGGGCATGCGTTTGCCGCAAACTTACTGAAAAAAGATTTTGTGGTGCGCGGCTGGAACCGCACGCGTGCCAAAGGTGAAGACTTGCTGGATGCCGGTTTGCAACTCAGCGACAGCGCAGCGCAGGCCGTAGAGGGTGCCGATGTGGTGATCGCGATGCTGTCTGACGGCGACACCACGCGTCAGACCCTGACCGAAGCAAGCAGCGCATTGAAGCAGGGCGCGACCGTCTGCCAGATGGGCACCATTGGCGTGGAAGCCACTGATGCGCTGATCGCCGATTTGCAACACGCACGTCCGGATGTGCTCTTTATCGATGCCCCGGTTTCCGGTACCAAAGCGCCTGCCGAAAATGCGCAGATTCTGGTGATGGCCAGCGGCGATCAAAGCAAAGCGCAGGCCGCTGAGCAGGTGTTTGCTGCAATTGGTAAAGGCACACAGTGGCTGGGTGAGGCGGGTGCCAGCTCGCGTATGAAACTGGTGGTCAACAGCTGGCTGATTGGCCTGATGCAAAGTCTGGCGGAGAGTACACGCCTGGCGGAGCAGTTTGGATTCAGCACCGACGATCTGTGGAAAGTGCTGGATGGCGGCCCGCTGGCGGCACCGTATGCCAAAATGAAACTGGGTATGATCGCCAGTGGTGATTTCACCCCGCAGATGCACCTGGTATGGGCATTGAAAGATGCCAAACTGGCACTGGATGCGGCGGGTGAGAGCAAACTGCCTGCGCTGGAGAACATCGTCGATGTCTGGCAGCAGGCGGTCGATGCCGGTTACGGCGAGCAAGACCTGGCGGCGGTTTACCAATACCTGAAGCGCTAA
- a CDS encoding TetR/AcrR family transcriptional regulator produces MTSENQSLKVARERGRPRVFDMDDVLDKAMIVFRKKGYHASSIVDLGEAMSLTAGSIYKAFTDKRTLFLRVFERYIALRNADLRQRLQHFPDGRSRIEELLQFYLDSAVEIEGRRGCLVVGSTVELQTLDEELSELVRQAVMRNQNFLVSLIIEGQKDGSISSQLDAETAAGILLCVAFGMRVVGKVQDVTNGKKTITMVMKVLD; encoded by the coding sequence ATGACATCAGAAAACCAAAGCTTAAAAGTCGCTCGAGAACGTGGAAGACCCCGCGTCTTCGATATGGACGACGTTTTAGATAAAGCAATGATAGTATTCAGAAAGAAAGGTTATCACGCGTCCTCAATAGTCGACCTGGGCGAAGCCATGAGTTTAACGGCTGGCAGTATATATAAGGCGTTTACTGATAAGCGCACCCTCTTTTTGCGGGTATTTGAACGCTACATTGCCCTGCGTAATGCCGATTTACGTCAGCGGTTGCAACATTTCCCGGATGGCAGATCGCGGATTGAGGAATTACTGCAATTTTATTTAGACTCAGCGGTTGAGATTGAAGGGCGTAGAGGTTGTTTGGTTGTTGGGAGTACGGTTGAACTGCAAACGCTGGATGAAGAACTGTCAGAGTTAGTCAGGCAGGCCGTGATGCGCAATCAAAACTTTCTCGTTTCGCTTATTATTGAAGGCCAGAAGGACGGATCTATTTCCTCTCAACTGGATGCTGAAACTGCGGCAGGCATACTGCTGTGCGTAGCATTCGGCATGCGTGTGGTGGGTAAAGTTCAGGATGTGACTAATGGGAAAAAAACCATTACTATGGTGATGAAGGTTCTGGACTAA
- a CDS encoding biofilm development regulator YmgB/AriR family protein: MCINDATKSHRKVKAEDVATPKDISEEEALGRVVGEILSAGKTLSRKTLCFELLKKLDETKESSVKKHYSNIFKKLLSC, encoded by the coding sequence ATGTGCATCAATGACGCAACGAAGAGTCACAGAAAAGTTAAGGCGGAGGATGTGGCAACTCCGAAAGATATTTCAGAAGAGGAAGCCCTGGGACGCGTTGTGGGCGAAATTTTAAGCGCGGGAAAAACGCTCAGTCGCAAAACACTGTGTTTTGAATTGCTCAAAAAACTGGATGAGACTAAAGAATCATCAGTTAAAAAGCACTATTCAAATATTTTTAAAAAATTATTGTCTTGTTAG
- a CDS encoding DUF3606 domain-containing protein, whose protein sequence is MKDPIQRRIPSNLSRIELSEQWQITYWTLTLHTTQERLTRAVREAGSETEAVRRWLNDHPPVRQPKSL, encoded by the coding sequence ATGAAAGACCCTATACAGCGCCGCATCCCGTCAAATTTGTCGCGAATTGAATTATCTGAACAGTGGCAAATCACTTACTGGACGCTCACTCTGCATACGACCCAGGAAAGACTTACCCGGGCGGTGCGAGAAGCAGGATCAGAGACCGAAGCGGTTCGCCGATGGCTCAATGACCATCCTCCTGTCCGACAACCCAAGTCTCTATAA
- the pqqU gene encoding TonB-dependent receptor PqqU, giving the protein MKIALLRQAPLLMLPALFPLQLMAADNASNTMVVSAAPAGTGLSELDTPAAVSVVSGDDMRHAAPRVNLSENLASVPGMQIQNRQNYAQDLQISVRGFGSRSTFGLRGIRLYVDGIPATMPDGQGQTSNIDIGSIDHVEVLRGPFSALYGNSSGGVINVETQTGQQPTTLEASTWYGSYGSWRNSVKASGATGDGTQAGDVNYTVSASRFTTHGYRDHSSAQKNLGNAKLGVRIDDVSTLTLLFNSVHVDAQDPGGLTEAQWKDNPRQVASNVTLYNARKTVDQTQAGLHYQRQMSENDDLSVMMYAGERETTQYQSIPMATQQKAGYPGGVISLARHYQGIDTRWTHRDTVFTLPVTLTAGLDYETMTEKRKGYQNFTTSNGVTDYGVQGDMRRNERNLMWNLDPYLQTAWQFTDKWSLDAGVRLSTVNFDSNDYYVTSSDPDDSGNRSYHRWLPAASLKYAIDNSWNAYVSAGRGFETPTLNELSYRSLSQSGLNLDLKPATSDTVELGTKKRIGNGLITAAIFQTDTSNEIVSAGSSEGRSIYKNAGETRRRGLELGLDQEFGYDWHLKAAWTLLDARYRSNAFGTDSCDGNRIPGIARNMAYAGLAYAPDQGWYAGGDVRYMSDIAADDENDVKAPSYTVFGLNSGYKWLVQNWTLDLFGRVDNLFDRTYVGSVIVNESNGRYYEPAPGRNYSVGLTVSYAFQ; this is encoded by the coding sequence ATGAAAATTGCTTTACTGCGACAGGCACCGTTGCTGATGCTGCCTGCATTATTCCCTTTGCAGCTGATGGCGGCGGATAATGCCAGCAATACCATGGTCGTCAGTGCCGCGCCTGCGGGCACCGGTTTGTCAGAGCTGGATACGCCCGCAGCGGTGAGTGTGGTGTCCGGTGACGATATGCGTCATGCGGCACCACGCGTCAACCTCTCGGAAAATCTCGCCAGCGTGCCGGGCATGCAGATTCAGAACCGCCAGAACTATGCTCAGGATTTACAAATTTCCGTGCGCGGATTTGGCTCGCGATCGACCTTTGGCCTGCGCGGTATCCGCCTGTATGTAGACGGCATTCCCGCCACGATGCCGGATGGTCAGGGACAAACCTCAAATATCGACATTGGTTCGATTGATCACGTTGAAGTACTGCGCGGCCCCTTCTCAGCCCTGTACGGCAACTCGTCGGGTGGTGTGATTAATGTCGAAACCCAAACCGGTCAGCAACCCACCACGCTGGAAGCCAGCACCTGGTACGGTAGCTATGGCAGCTGGCGCAACAGCGTCAAAGCCAGCGGGGCCACCGGCGATGGTACCCAGGCAGGCGATGTGAATTACACCGTGTCGGCTTCGCGCTTTACCACCCATGGCTATCGCGATCACAGCTCGGCACAGAAAAACCTCGGTAACGCCAAACTCGGGGTGCGCATTGATGATGTCAGCACCCTGACACTGCTGTTTAACAGCGTTCACGTGGATGCACAGGATCCCGGCGGTTTGACCGAGGCGCAGTGGAAAGATAACCCGCGTCAGGTTGCCAGCAACGTGACGCTCTACAACGCGCGCAAAACCGTCGACCAAACGCAGGCTGGGCTGCACTATCAGCGCCAGATGAGCGAGAACGACGATCTCAGCGTGATGATGTACGCCGGTGAGCGTGAAACCACACAGTATCAATCGATCCCCATGGCTACCCAGCAGAAAGCGGGCTATCCTGGCGGCGTGATCTCGCTGGCACGCCACTACCAGGGCATTGATACGCGCTGGACGCATCGCGATACGGTGTTCACCCTTCCTGTGACGCTGACTGCCGGCCTCGACTATGAAACCATGACCGAAAAGCGTAAAGGCTATCAGAACTTTACCACCAGCAACGGCGTGACGGATTACGGCGTACAGGGTGATATGCGCCGCAATGAACGCAACCTGATGTGGAACCTCGATCCTTATCTGCAAACAGCGTGGCAGTTCACCGATAAGTGGTCACTGGATGCTGGGGTACGTTTGAGTACGGTGAATTTCGACTCCAACGACTATTACGTCACCTCAAGCGATCCCGATGACAGCGGTAATCGCAGTTATCATCGCTGGCTGCCAGCTGCCTCACTGAAATATGCGATTGATAATAGCTGGAATGCCTATGTGTCTGCGGGCCGTGGTTTTGAAACGCCTACGCTAAATGAGTTGTCCTATCGTTCTCTGAGCCAGTCTGGGCTTAATTTAGATCTCAAACCTGCAACGAGTGACACGGTTGAATTAGGCACTAAAAAAAGAATAGGCAACGGACTTATCACTGCTGCAATATTCCAGACTGATACGTCCAACGAGATTGTTTCAGCGGGAAGTTCTGAAGGGCGTTCAATTTACAAAAATGCCGGTGAAACCCGTCGTCGCGGATTGGAGTTGGGTCTGGATCAGGAGTTTGGCTATGACTGGCACCTGAAAGCGGCGTGGACTCTGCTGGATGCGCGCTATCGTTCCAACGCCTTCGGCACGGACAGCTGTGACGGCAACCGTATTCCAGGCATCGCACGTAATATGGCCTATGCCGGATTAGCCTATGCGCCGGATCAAGGCTGGTATGCCGGCGGTGATGTGCGCTACATGAGCGACATTGCAGCGGACGATGAAAATGATGTCAAAGCACCCTCTTATACCGTATTTGGCCTGAACTCGGGTTATAAGTGGCTGGTACAGAACTGGACACTGGACTTGTTTGGTCGCGTAGATAACCTGTTCGACCGTACTTATGTGGGTTCTGTGATCGTCAATGAGAGCAACGGTCGCTATTACGAACCGGCGCCAGGGCGCAACTACAGCGTTGGCCTGACGGTGAGTTATGCGTTTCAGTAA
- a CDS encoding isochorismatase family protein gives MALTTLDAKTALIVIDLQHGIVRLPVAPLSADVVVERCAQLVKAFHGKNLPVVKVNVAGGAPGRNEQARHSGELPADWAVLVPEMALKADEIAVTKKTWGGFHNTDLHDQLQQRGITQVVVCGIATSIGVESTARQAYELGYNVTLATDAMTCLNADTHQNSVERIFPRLGETGSTADVLALLK, from the coding sequence ATGGCTTTAACAACCTTAGACGCAAAAACCGCCCTGATTGTGATTGATCTGCAGCACGGCATTGTCCGTCTTCCTGTTGCGCCTTTGTCAGCCGATGTTGTGGTTGAGCGTTGTGCACAGCTGGTTAAGGCGTTTCATGGCAAAAACCTGCCGGTGGTGAAAGTGAATGTCGCCGGTGGCGCACCAGGCCGTAACGAGCAGGCACGCCACAGTGGCGAACTGCCAGCCGACTGGGCTGTGCTGGTGCCGGAAATGGCGCTGAAGGCCGATGAAATTGCCGTGACGAAAAAGACCTGGGGTGGTTTCCACAACACGGATCTGCACGATCAGTTGCAGCAGCGTGGTATCACTCAGGTGGTGGTGTGCGGTATCGCCACCAGCATTGGCGTGGAATCCACTGCGCGTCAGGCTTACGAGCTGGGTTACAACGTCACGCTGGCAACAGATGCGATGACCTGTCTGAACGCTGATACCCACCAAAACAGCGTTGAGCGTATCTTCCCGCGTCTGGGCGAAACGGGTTCAACGGCCGATGTGCTGGCTCTGCTGAAGTAA
- a CDS encoding MarR family winged helix-turn-helix transcriptional regulator → MSDLNSAAATLRSVNGKLARRLRESAPPGDLTWPQVSVLGYLVRDGAMTVTELAGLEGVRSQSMGATVASLQAQGLVKGEADPLDGRKTRYLPTESCLTLIAANRAKRDDWLLQSMATTLNSAEQQILLAAIPLLQRIADQ, encoded by the coding sequence ATGAGCGACCTGAATAGCGCGGCTGCAACTCTACGCAGCGTGAATGGCAAACTGGCGCGACGTCTGCGCGAATCGGCCCCACCGGGCGATCTCACCTGGCCACAGGTTTCTGTGTTGGGTTATCTGGTGCGCGATGGCGCGATGACGGTAACAGAACTGGCCGGGTTAGAAGGCGTGCGCAGTCAGTCGATGGGCGCGACCGTGGCCAGCTTGCAGGCGCAGGGATTAGTGAAAGGGGAAGCCGATCCGCTGGACGGCCGTAAAACCCGCTATCTGCCGACGGAAAGCTGCCTGACGCTGATCGCCGCCAATCGTGCAAAGCGTGATGACTGGCTACTCCAGAGCATGGCAACCACGCTCAATAGTGCGGAACAGCAAATTTTACTGGCCGCTATCCCCTTACTGCAACGTATCGCCGACCAATAA
- a CDS encoding helix-turn-helix domain-containing protein: MENLHQHLSQALKQLRQANGWSLTLAADRTGVSKAMLGQIERGESSPTVATLWKIATGFNVPFSFFVQGSDQPPGSAATFSQPNAQMQVKPLLPYDAALRFDLLEVTLAGGAQSDSSAHENGVIEQVVVLEGELLLCVEGTWRRLQSGEAHQFAADVAHSYRNPLSTPLRFHSLIHYIKRP; the protein is encoded by the coding sequence ATGGAAAATCTGCATCAACATTTGAGTCAGGCGTTAAAACAATTGCGCCAGGCGAACGGCTGGAGCCTGACACTGGCAGCAGATCGCACCGGTGTCAGCAAAGCGATGCTGGGCCAAATCGAACGCGGTGAATCCAGCCCGACGGTGGCGACATTGTGGAAAATCGCCACCGGTTTCAATGTGCCTTTCTCGTTTTTTGTCCAGGGCAGCGATCAACCGCCGGGTAGCGCCGCGACGTTTAGCCAACCCAATGCGCAAATGCAGGTAAAGCCGCTGCTGCCTTATGATGCGGCATTGCGTTTTGATCTGCTGGAGGTCACGCTTGCCGGTGGCGCGCAAAGCGATTCATCAGCGCATGAAAATGGCGTCATCGAGCAGGTAGTGGTGCTGGAAGGTGAACTGCTGCTCTGTGTGGAGGGAACCTGGCGTCGTCTGCAAAGCGGCGAAGCGCACCAGTTTGCGGCGGATGTCGCACACAGTTATCGTAATCCCCTCAGCACACCGCTGCGTTTTCACAGTTTGATTCATTATATCAAGCGGCCGTGA
- a CDS encoding benzoate/H(+) symporter BenE family transporter has product MMTATSRNAFSFPMLVSGFIAVLVGYSSTAALIFQAAQAAGASPEQIGGWLSMLGIGMGLASFGLSVWTRMPILAAWSTPGAALLATSVQGLTLNEVVGVFVATNALIVLSGVTGLFARLMNHIPQSLAAAMLAGILLRFGIGTFTGLQGNFALCGSMCLVWLLSRRWLPRYAIILALIAGVLVAVGQQAIHFPPHALTLSVPEFIMPQFTLASLIGVGLPYFLVTMASQNAPGIATLQAHGYQPPVSALTGWTGFIALVLSPFGGFSVCIAAITAAICMGDDVDADPKRRWMASAIAGIFYLLTGFTGALIAILLSALPQVLIATLAGLALLATLSGSLQRALAEPDHRDSAIVAFLITASGISLLGIGSAFWGLIGGMITHLVLSQRARA; this is encoded by the coding sequence ATGATGACCGCCACTTCGCGCAACGCTTTCTCTTTCCCTATGCTGGTTTCCGGCTTTATTGCGGTGCTGGTGGGATACAGCAGCACTGCCGCATTGATTTTCCAGGCCGCTCAGGCCGCAGGCGCCTCGCCAGAACAGATCGGCGGCTGGCTGTCGATGCTCGGCATCGGCATGGGGCTCGCCTCTTTTGGTCTTTCGGTGTGGACACGCATGCCGATTCTGGCTGCCTGGTCGACACCGGGCGCGGCACTATTAGCCACCAGCGTGCAGGGCCTGACCCTGAATGAAGTGGTGGGCGTGTTTGTGGCGACCAATGCGCTGATCGTACTGAGTGGCGTGACCGGACTGTTTGCCCGCTTGATGAACCACATCCCGCAATCTTTGGCAGCGGCGATGCTGGCGGGGATTTTACTGCGCTTCGGGATCGGCACCTTCACCGGTTTACAAGGTAACTTTGCGCTGTGTGGCAGTATGTGTCTGGTGTGGCTGTTAAGCCGACGCTGGCTGCCGCGCTATGCCATCATTCTGGCCCTGATCGCCGGCGTGCTGGTGGCGGTGGGTCAGCAGGCGATTCACTTCCCACCGCATGCGCTGACGCTGAGCGTGCCCGAATTTATCATGCCACAGTTTACGCTGGCCTCGCTGATTGGCGTGGGTTTGCCCTATTTCCTCGTCACCATGGCTTCACAAAATGCGCCGGGCATTGCGACCCTTCAGGCACATGGTTACCAACCGCCGGTTTCCGCTCTTACTGGCTGGACCGGCTTCATTGCGCTGGTCTTGTCTCCGTTTGGCGGTTTTTCGGTGTGCATTGCGGCCATTACCGCTGCCATTTGCATGGGAGACGATGTGGATGCCGATCCGAAACGACGCTGGATGGCCTCCGCGATTGCCGGGATTTTCTATCTGCTGACTGGCTTTACCGGCGCGCTGATCGCCATTCTGTTAAGTGCCTTGCCGCAGGTGCTGATCGCCACGCTGGCCGGTCTGGCGCTACTGGCCACCCTCTCCGGCAGTCTGCAACGCGCCCTCGCCGAACCCGATCACCGTGACAGCGCCATCGTCGCCTTTTTGATCACCGCCAGTGGTATCTCACTGCTGGGTATTGGTTCTGCCTTCTGGGGATTAATCGGCGGCATGATCACCCATTTGGTCCTGAGCCAACGCGCACGCGCTTAA
- a CDS encoding SrfA family protein gives MAKTFLRSGNLDSVLALGENGQPVWASALQIRETLRLRRQTALANCLAIPQANERGDRLDWYAPFNGKVKSWRGASDHERQKALERLTLNQQDLLAASLRARDAENPAMRLFGALLSKTLQFPDQQYVYLVDGKPVITFWGFVDPQARSRDDALACLRDSLEEDLPPLLPEPPAAVIVAPVIAPLIEVPAVAAAPVVEEPVEIAQPEPEPEAPQPVPEPEPKVEQPPVRRPSALRPLMLLLPVAAAAAAGVAFWLHSSPPEAAPQAQVTDAPVPVFTPPPVVAKAEKLAATLPQKTATVSAAPVPAAPPAPPEVIAEHTEPAKADDLVMTTEDARIGSVKFINGTWRVILRQTNLPTGKPPSLRYQLRNGKGIATITQGDNIRCKADVTAAMTVDGTMVVRSRYTATCSDKSRYRMPELVCKAGDGIASCTAQYGADQVFPLTIKRESK, from the coding sequence GTGGCAAAAACTTTTCTGCGCAGCGGCAATCTGGATTCGGTACTGGCACTGGGTGAAAACGGCCAGCCGGTCTGGGCCTCTGCCCTGCAAATCCGTGAAACACTACGTTTGCGCCGTCAGACGGCTCTGGCAAACTGCCTCGCCATTCCCCAGGCCAATGAGCGCGGGGATCGCCTCGACTGGTATGCCCCTTTTAACGGCAAAGTAAAATCGTGGCGCGGTGCCAGCGATCATGAGCGGCAAAAAGCGCTGGAACGCCTGACGCTTAATCAGCAGGATTTACTGGCTGCAAGTTTACGCGCGCGTGACGCGGAGAATCCGGCAATGCGCCTGTTTGGTGCCTTACTGAGCAAGACGCTGCAGTTCCCGGATCAGCAGTACGTTTATCTGGTCGATGGCAAACCCGTCATCACCTTCTGGGGCTTTGTCGATCCGCAGGCGCGCTCACGCGATGACGCACTGGCCTGCCTGCGCGACAGCCTGGAAGAGGATTTACCGCCGTTGCTGCCAGAACCACCGGCCGCTGTTATCGTGGCACCGGTTATCGCGCCGTTGATTGAAGTGCCTGCCGTTGCTGCTGCACCCGTGGTGGAAGAGCCCGTCGAGATCGCCCAGCCTGAACCTGAACCTGAAGCGCCACAGCCGGTGCCTGAACCTGAACCTAAAGTCGAGCAGCCGCCTGTCCGTCGCCCTTCCGCACTGCGTCCACTGATGCTGCTGCTCCCGGTCGCTGCCGCGGCAGCAGCAGGTGTGGCATTCTGGCTGCACAGCTCACCGCCTGAAGCCGCACCGCAAGCCCAGGTTACCGATGCACCCGTGCCCGTTTTCACGCCACCGCCGGTGGTCGCGAAAGCTGAAAAACTGGCCGCGACGCTGCCGCAAAAAACGGCCACCGTCAGCGCCGCGCCGGTGCCTGCCGCGCCACCTGCCCCCCCAGAAGTGATTGCTGAACATACGGAACCGGCTAAGGCTGATGACCTGGTGATGACCACCGAAGATGCGCGTATTGGTTCCGTGAAGTTTATCAACGGCACCTGGCGCGTCATATTACGACAAACTAACCTGCCAACCGGTAAGCCACCGAGCCTGCGTTACCAGCTGCGTAACGGTAAAGGCATCGCCACCATTACGCAGGGCGATAACATCCGCTGTAAAGCCGATGTCACTGCCGCGATGACGGTAGACGGCACCATGGTGGTTCGCAGCCGCTATACTGCGACCTGCAGCGACAAATCGCGCTACCGCATGCCGGAACTGGTGTGTAAAGCCGGTGATGGTATTGCCAGTTGCACTGCGCAGTACGGCGCAGATCAGGTCTTCCCGTTGACGATTAAGCGTGAGAGTAAGTAA